The DNA segment gtctagatggtttagagtttgtaaaatgtgttcaggaaagttttctaaatcaatatatagagggaccaactagaggggatgcaatattggatctcctgttaggaaacgagttacgacaagtgacagaagtctgtgtaggggagcactttggttccagtgatcataacaccattagtttcaacttgatcatggacaaggatagatctggtcctagggttgaggttcttaactggaagaaggccaaatttgaagaaatgagaaaggatctaaaaggcgtggattgggacaggttgttctctggcaaggatgtgatcggtaggtgggaagccttcaaaagagaaattttgagagtgcagaatttgtatgttcctgtcaggattaaaggcaaagtgaataggaataaggaaccttggttctcaagggatattgcaactctgataaagaagaagagggagttgtatgaaatgtataggaaacagggagtaaatcaggtgcttgaggagtataagaagtgcaaaaaaatacttaagaaagtaatcaggagggctaaaagaagacatgagattgccttggcagtcaaagtgaaggataatgcaaagagcttttacaggtatattaagagcaaaaggattgtaagggataaaattggtcctcttgaagatcagagtggtcggctatgtgcggaaccaaaggaaatgggggagatcttaaataggttttttgcgtctgtatttactaaggaaactggcatgaagtctatggaattgagggaatcaagtagtgagatcatggaaattgtacagattgaaaaggaggaggtgcttgctgtcttgaggaaaattaaagtggataaatccccaggacctgacagagtgttccctcggaccttgaaggagactagtgttgaaattgcggaggccctagcagaaatatttaaaatgtcactgtctacgggtgaggtgccggaggattggagagtggctcatgttgttccgttgtttaaaaaaggatcgaaaagtaatccgggaaattacaggccggtgagtttaacgtcggtagtaggtaagttattggagggagtactaacagACAGAAtccacaagcatttggatagacagggacttattagggagagtcaacatggctttgtgtgtggtaggtcatgtttgaccaatctattggagtttttcgaggaggttaccaggaaagtggatgaagggaaggcagtggatattgtctacatggatttcagtaaggcctttgacaaggtcccgcatgggaggttagttaggaaaattcagtcgctaagtatacatggagaggtggtaaattggattagacattggctcaatggtagaagccaaagagtggtggtagagaattgcttccctgagtggaggcctgtgactagtggtgtgccacagggaccagtgctgggtccattgttatttgtcatctatatcaatgatctggatgataatgtggtaaattggatcagcaaatttgctgatgatacaaagattggaggtgtagtagacagtgaggaagattttcagagcctgcagagggacttggaccagctggaaaaatgggctgaaaaatggcagatggagtttaatagagacaagtgtgaggtattgcacgttggaaggacaaaccaaggtagaacatacagggttaatggtaaggcactgaggagtgcagtagaacagagggatctgggaatacagatacaaaattccctaaaagtggcgtcacaggtagatagggtcgtaaagagagcttttggtacattggcctttattaatcgaagtattgagtataagaactggaatgttatgatgaggttgtataaggcattggtaaggctgaatttggagtattgtgttcagttttggtcaccaaattacaggaaggatattaataaggttgaaagagtgcagagaaggtttacaaggatgttgccgggacttgagaaactcagttacagagaaaggttgaataagttaggactttattccctggagcgtagaagaatgaggggagatttgatagaggtatataaaattatgatgggtatagatagagtgaatgcaagcaggctttttccactgaggcaaggggagaaaaaaaccagagtacatgggttaagggtgaggggggaaaagtttaaagggaacattagcaggggcttcttcacacagagagtggtgggagtatggaatgagctgccagatgaggtggtaaatgcaggttcttttttaatatttaagaataaattggacagatacatggatgggaagtgtatggagggatatggtctgtgtgcaggtcagtgggactaggcagaaaatggttcggcacagccaagaagggccaaaaggcctgcttctgtgctgtagtttagTTTTCTATGgagctacagaggcccaggttctgcaaattttcaatcaggattgtgggaatgatggtattaaatgctgagctatagttgatgaacagcatcctgacataggtgtttgtgttgtctaggctCTCGGtagtctaaagctgtgtgaagagccatggagatcgcatctgccattgacctattgtggcgataggcaaattgcaatgggtccaggtccttgctgagacgggaattcagtctagtcgtgatcaacctctcaaagcatttcatcactgtcgatgtgagtgctaccgggcgatagtcattaacgCAGCCCACATtactcttctttggcactggtatgattgttgcctttttgaagcaagtgggagcttCCACCCATagtagagagagaaagaaaagagagagggggaagaggaggagagtgagagagagagggtgagagagaggggggagagagagggagaaagagagaggggaggagagagaggaggggagagggaggggggtgagagagagagagagagagagagagagagagatacagatacagagagagacagagagtaaaGAGGGCTATGTACTGAGGAAGTGCTGGCCAGGGCACTAAGGACAACAGACCTGCCCTTGGTAAGATAGTGTTTGTGGGATCCATTAGATCTGCCGTAGACTGACTGGACTCATCTCCCACCCATGAAAGGAGTTGGTATGCGGTCATAATATACGGATCATCCTCAAGCGACGAACTAGCACATCAGGGTGTTGGATGTGCTGCTGTTGTTTAAGATCATTACCAGTGATTCCAATCAGGACCACCAAATTTACCAGGATGGCCCTGGGCAAAGATAACCAAGGAGTGTGGGGCTCACACTTTTCCccagtgtgagggagctggattaatgtcagtggggatacagtcagtgacacagggtactgggggagaggggtcactgcgggacagtgtggagggagctggattaatgtcagtggggatacagtcagtgacactggATGCTGTGGGAAAGGGGTCACtgcaggacggtgtggagggatgggggtggattaatgtcagtggggatacagtcagtgacacggggtgctgggggagaggggtcactgcgggacggtgtggagggagctggattaatgtcagtggggatacagtcagtgacacagggtacTGGGGGAAAGGGGTCACTgcgggacggtgtgagggagctggattaatgtcggtggggatacagtcagtgacactggATGCTGTGGGAAAGGGGTCACtgcaggacggtgtggagggatgggggtggattaatgtcagtggggatacagtcagtgacacggggtgctgggggagaggggtcactgcgggacggtgtggagggagctggattaatgtcagtggggatacagtcagtgacacagggtacTGGGGGAAAGGGGTCACTgcgggacggtgtgagggagctggattaatgtcagtggggatacagtcagtgacagggcgctgggggagaggggtcactgcgggacggtgtggagggatgggggtatattaatgtcagtggggatacagtcagtaacacagggcactgggggagaggggtcactgcgggacggtgtggagggagctggattaatgtcagtggggatacagtcagtgacactggATACTGTGGGAAAGGGGTCACtgcgggacagtgtggagggatgggggtggattaatgtcagtggggatacagtcagtgacagggcgctgggggagaggggtcactgcgggacggtgtggagggatgggggtggattaatgtcagtggggatacagtcagtgacacagggcgctgggggagaggggtcactgcgggacggtgtggagggagctggattaatgtcagtggggatacagtcagtgacacagggtactgggggagaggggtcactgcgggacggtgtgagggagctggattaatgtcagtggggatacagtcagtgacactggATGCTGTGGGAAAGGGGTCACtgcgggacggtgtggagggatggggatggattaatgtcagtggggatacagtcagtgacacagggtgctgggggaAAGGGGTCACtgggtgatagtgtgggagaggGGGCTGGATTAACATCAGCATAGAAACTATTGCTTTGCCGATCGTGTTGAATTATAAATGTTTTCCCCATTATGTTGTGAGTGTTCTTCCTACTAAAAAAAATCAGCATACACATTTGCAATgtcaaataaattttattttaaatacaaAAATTTATATGTAAACAGTTAGGAAATCATTTGAATACAGTAATATTAAACAGAAATTAACCAGAGTGGACATAGCTGTGAACCGCAGTAATTATgtcttattgctcatttattactTTGTTTCTCACAGCTGTCCAACTGTTCTTTGATCATTCCACGATCAGGCGTCCATAGTGATGTACGAGCCTGCGCACGTCACATGTAGCCTGACAGGTGTGACCTCCCTTTAGTTTCCACTCACTCTGTCTAATTCCAATAAAATCTGCTCACAAACGCAATGTGCAATTACCCACGATGTCTCACCACTTCAGGAAATCAATGGCTGGGGCTGTTTAACTTCCCCTTTCCAGGGAGCGTAACCCCCGGTTCCAAAAATGCCCCGCAACTTCCCTCCGCTGATCCCCTACCCATCACACACTGGCACTGTCCCAGCACCAATTATAGGCTCTTCACTGACATACAGACAacttctgtggaggggaataagcagtcgacgtttcgggcaggacctttcttcatcaggactggaaagaaagggggaagaagccagaaagagAAGCAGGGAGGAAAAAGGGAATGAGGGCAAGCTGACAAGGGTTaagtgagtccaggtgagggagaagcgtggatgaagtaagaggctcggaagtgataggtggatgagGTAAAAGGTGatgaagaagggatctgatacgAGAGGCGAAGAGAAAAGGCTAAGGGGGAagcagaatggaaaaaaaaagagggaggagggacgagagagaaattgatgtttatgccatcaggttggaggctactcttCAGAATATGAGATGCTGCTCTTCACACCTGAGTacggcctcatcatggcaatggAGGGCGCAGGATCTTTCACTTCAGTCTTCAGAGCCATGTTGCACAGCTGGTTCCAAATGAACTCTGAGCAACAACATCTCACGcaacccccacccttccccacaccccacccccacatgcACTCGAGGACACACAGGATGGCTGCTGTCAGGCCGGCAGTCTGCCTCAGAGGACAGACAGGTCGTGGCAGGACTTGGACTTCTGCTTGAAAGCCATCTTCTTGTTGTTTCTGGCCACGATCCGGCCCAGGAACCTCTTGGCCTTCTGTCCCACGCTCTCCCGCCGCTTGGAGTTTGCCAGCCGCCTCTCATTGTCCTCCTTGCTGTCTCTGCGCAGTCGGATCTGGCGGATGATGCCCTCAAACAGGTCGCGCACGTTGTGGTGCAGCGCCGCCGACGTTTCGATGAACTTGCAGTTGAAAACCACGGCACAGGACCTGCCCTCTGCAGAGAAACCACAAAGCCCATTCAGCATtgcaaagattaaagattagctttcttcGTCACAGCgagatgcatcatttgtgtcaacaaccaccACAGTCGAgggtgtgttgggggcagccgtactttatgtccttggactgtgggaggagacgggaacacccggaggaaaccaacgcggagaatgtacagacttcttataggcagtggcaggaattgaacccctatcACTGATCGTTAGTGCTGTGATAGCGATACTTTAACCGCTATGGTACTTTACTGTACTAACTGTAGGGTTAGCCGAGCACTTTACTGTGCCAGTGATCAGAAGAGTACCAGTGACACATCCAACCTTTGTAGCCACCCAAATACGGCGACCGTGTACCCCACGAATGCCAGGGATGAGCAATAGCTGTCAcaaaacatagaatattacaggcCTATCAGCCCACAATATGCgtcgaacttttaacctactccaagatcaatctaatttaggggttcccaacctgggatccggAGAGCTCTTGCTTAATaatattagtccatggcataaaaaaggttgggaacccctgatctaacccttccctcccatatagccctccatttctctttcatccatgtgcctacctaacagCCTCTAAAATGTCCCaagtgcatctgcctctaccaccacccctagcagtgtgTTCAACGCACCCACcaccctgtgtaaaaaacctacctctgactttcctccaaacacattaaaattatgccctctcatattagccatttctgccctggtaaAAGGTCTGTGGCTGTCTATGCTTATTGTCATCTTATATgactctatcaagtctcctctcattctccttcactccaaaaagaaaatcTCCAGCTCGCTCAAACATTCCTCGAaaaatatgctctctaatccaggcagcgtacTGGTAAGTCACCTCTGTTCTCTCTAAaccttccgcatccttcctatcaCAGTCCTTCCTTGGCCTAGGAGATATTCACACGTCTGGAAGGAACCAACCTCTCAGGAGGATCTGAACACTTGGGCCATTCTGAGAACATCACCCCAGGACTCAGACCCTTCCCTCAGGCTGAACACTGACCTCCCAATGTCGGAGTGTGGGACAGAAACTCACCATCCACTGACACCTCCCTGGACCGCACCAAGTCAGTCTTATTCCCGACCAGGATGATGGGAATGTCCTCTGTTTGCCTCACTCTCCTCAGCTGGATCCTCAGCTCAGAAGCCTTCTCGAAGCTGACCCTGTCGGTCACTGAGTACACAATGATGTACGCGTCTCCCAGCTTCATGCAGTGATCACGGATCCAGTTAGTGTCATCCTTGAAGGGTGAGCAAAGGGTTTAATTAGTCACTGGATTATTGTTCACGTACACTgcgatacagtgaaaagattcTCATTTTATTCACTGTTTtccttagagatacagtgcagaacaggcctttccagcccactgagctgtgcacccagcaacccaccgatttaaccctagcttaatcacaggccaattaatttactaatcggtacatctttggacagtgggaggaaatcggagcacctggaggaaagttTTTACGTTCTcgctggggagaacatacaaactttcttacggGGGATgccagatttgaactctgaattGTGACACCTTAATGTATAAAACcacgcagacgtggtcaagaggttcagttgttggtcagaccaaacatcagaatggggaagaaatgtgatttaagtgactttgactgtggaatgattgccggtgccagatggggtgatttgactATCTCTTAAACTGCTGAACAGCTGGGATATACTTGTtccacagtctctggagtttgcaaggaatggtgcaaaaaaaaacaaaaagcatccagtgggtggctgctctgtgggtgaaagtgccttattaatgaggtcaaaggagaacggccagactggttcaagctgacaggaaggcgacagtaactcaaataaacacatgTTACAATAATGGTGtgaaaagagcatctctgaatgcacaacacatcaaaccttgaagtggatgggcgacagcagctgaagaccacggacatacactcagtggccactttattaggtacaggaggtatctaacagAGCGGTCACTCAATCTAAGTATGAAGGTAATGCAAAATAAAGCCAGAATGTAGAATATAGCGTTATGGAGAAAGCGCAGTGCGGGAACagaagggcagcacagtagcagagTGGTTATATAGCGCTTTACATGTCCGCGATTGGGGCTCAGTTCCAcctcatctgtaaggagtttctacgttttccctgtgaccacatgggtttcctcagagtttcatcccacattttaaagatgtacaggttagaaaGCTGTGGACaagctatgttggtgctgaaagcagagtaacacttgcaggctgcccccagcacagcctcTGACTGTGTTAGTTGTTGACCCAAATGACTGATTTCAccgaatgttttgatgtacgtgtgatgaACAAAGTATCCGGAGTTGCCGGAGTTGGGTCTTtatttatgctggctgctttactgaggcagtgagaactaTGGCGTACGTAGAAAGACCACGTGGAGCCATATGAGGGGAATGAGAAAGCAGCAATGAGAGGTTTGTGGTGAGTCTGGGACAACCCAGAACGAGAACTAACCTGCTCCCAGACATCAAAGACAAGAAGATTGGCTTCCTCCCCATCCACTATGATCGATCTGTCAAAAGTGTCTCCTGGAAAAAAGAAGGTGGGATTTAGACTGGGAGTACAATATAGAACCttgcagcagaagtggtgaatgtggttttgatttcagcatttacaagaagtttagataagtacatgaatgggagggccATGGAGAGCTATCATCCGGGTGCAAAGCAAGATGTCTTgatagaataatagttcagcatagactaggcaggccaaatggcctgtttctgtaccgtagtgttccatgactctaaCAATGAACATTACAGAAAGTGtagactctttggcccacaatgttatttcaatcttttaacctactccaatgttgatctcaccctccccttccattAAGccatccattttcctttcatctatgtgcccatTTGAGAGTTTCCAAGAGTTGAATGACAGATACTGCAGCACACTAGTGCTGATGTCATCAAACAGCCTAGCCCTTCCTGGCACCACTCTTGTACTCAACCCTTCTTACGATAAAGAACAACCTACCGTTTACCTTGCTGCTGATACTATGCACCAAGTCCTGGAGGGATGTACATGAGGAcattcccattgctaccatcaaggaggaggtacagcagcctgaagacacacactcaacgattcaagaacagcatcttcccttctgtcatcagatttctgaatggacaatgaactcatgaacattacctcactactttttttgatgtttcgagccgaggtccttcatgagtcctgatgaagggtctcggcccgaaacgttgactgcttactcttttccatagttcctccggcattttgtgtgtat comes from the Mobula hypostoma chromosome 14, sMobHyp1.1, whole genome shotgun sequence genome and includes:
- the rrad gene encoding GTP-binding protein RAD, which gives rise to MTLNRTDRGRALDKRRGSTPLHVHQLHRRSMPVDERDLQAGNVCPLSRRSGQPHPGIWTPGSSDSVTSSGSESSSPYKVILLGGHGVGKTTLARIFGGVEDGEPQEAEGRGDTFDRSIIVDGEEANLLVFDVWEQDDTNWIRDHCMKLGDAYIIVYSVTDRVSFEKASELRIQLRRVRQTEDIPIILVGNKTDLVRSREVSVDEGRSCAVVFNCKFIETSAALHHNVRDLFEGIIRQIRLRRDSKEDNERRLANSKRRESVGQKAKRFLGRIVARNNKKMAFKQKSKSCHDLSVL